In a genomic window of Alphaproteobacteria bacterium:
- a CDS encoding sel1 repeat family protein, with protein MSHFPTPSTPSPTLDPFNFLNLPEINLLLLEFNTHTLSPDPAPRVQEQKADDNFLLTLPETDLLGHLVTLEIPTHNPYAIEQYKQSVALLNNPKASDDDISRGLEHLKNAASYDYPLALFGLSYYSYCGKFNIKPNKKEAIILLEKAAALGLDQAQNALVKFQEQKKHELERLFQLANENDAHALFQLGYYYFKGIQLEQNFGQAYEFLSRAAKQQHAKAYFCIALLYQKGLGREKDLRTAARIFIKSAQLGYRKAQYNVALCCKKGIGCKKNPEKAFEYFLKAAAQNYMPAQYSLALCYESGEGLSIDEVSAFIYYNIAATAGHKNAQYRLGRCYTNGIGIKINYQKALEWLQKAAVQNHNEAQEALVELQTYLDKVQASETIKPEGNTSPPKPESTSPQNEPKRKKSTVDINAKRVRVKK; from the coding sequence ATGTCACACTTCCCCACACCTAGCACTCCATCTCCCACTCTCGATCCTTTTAATTTCTTAAATCTACCTGAAATTAATTTACTTTTATTAGAATTTAACACACACACTCTCTCTCCAGATCCAGCACCAAGAGTTCAAGAACAAAAAGCAGATGACAATTTCCTTCTAACGCTTCCTGAAACCGATTTATTGGGCCATCTTGTCACCCTTGAAATACCTACGCACAATCCATATGCAATCGAGCAATACAAACAAAGCGTCGCTCTCTTAAACAATCCAAAAGCATCAGATGATGACATTTCAAGAGGGTTAGAGCATCTCAAAAACGCTGCTTCTTATGACTATCCGCTTGCTCTATTTGGCCTTAGTTACTATTCCTACTGCGGCAAATTCAACATTAAGCCAAATAAAAAAGAAGCCATCATTTTACTTGAAAAAGCGGCCGCACTCGGGCTTGATCAGGCTCAAAATGCACTTGTTAAATTCCAAGAACAAAAGAAGCACGAACTTGAAAGACTGTTTCAACTCGCAAATGAAAACGATGCTCATGCATTATTTCAACTAGGATACTACTATTTTAAAGGCATACAGTTAGAACAAAACTTCGGACAAGCTTATGAATTTTTATCAAGAGCTGCCAAACAACAACATGCGAAAGCATATTTTTGCATTGCTTTGCTTTACCAGAAAGGGCTCGGCCGTGAAAAAGATCTGCGTACAGCCGCAAGAATTTTTATTAAATCTGCTCAGCTCGGCTATAGAAAGGCTCAATATAATGTCGCCCTTTGCTGTAAAAAAGGCATAGGCTGCAAAAAAAATCCTGAAAAAGCCTTTGAATATTTCTTAAAAGCTGCAGCTCAAAATTATATGCCAGCGCAATACAGCCTAGCCCTTTGTTATGAAAGTGGTGAAGGCCTCAGCATCGATGAGGTCTCTGCTTTCATTTATTATAATATTGCAGCAACTGCGGGACATAAAAATGCTCAATACAGATTAGGGCGCTGTTATACAAATGGGATCGGTATAAAAATCAATTACCAAAAAGCTCTTGAGTGGCTCCAAAAAGCAGCGGTGCAAAATCATAACGAAGCGCAAGAAGCTCTTGTTGAATTACAAACTTATTTAGATAAAGTCCAGGCATCAGAAACGATAAAGCCGGAAGGTAACACATCGCCTCCAAAACCTGAATCAACGTCACCACAAAATGAACCTAAGCGGAAAAAATCCACAGTGGATATTAACGCCAAAAGAGTGCGCGTGAAAAAATAA